In Nocardioides bizhenqiangii, the DNA window CCAGACGCCGACGCCGAGCTGGGGCATCGACCGGATCGACCAGCGCGACCTGCCGCTCAACAACTCCTACACCTACGGGCCGACCGGCAGCGGCGTGAACGCCTACGTGGTGGACACCGGGATCCTGACCACCCACCCGGACTTCGGGGGGCGGGCGTCCCACGGCACCGACACTGTCGACGGCGACGCGAACGCGACCGACTGCAACGGACACGGCACGCACGTGGCCGGCACCGTCGGCGGGTCGGCCTACGGGGTGGCCAAGAGCGCGCGGCTGATCGCGGTGCGCGTCCTGGGCTGCGACGGCTCCGGCAGCACCGCCGGCGTGATCGCCGGGCTCGACTGGGTCGTCGCCCACCACCAGGCAGGCGTTCCTGCCGTGGCGAACATGAGCCTGGGCGGCGCCGCCTCGCTGGCGCTGGACGACGCGGTCCGCCGCGTCATCGCCGACGGCGTGACCATGGCCGTCGCCGCGGGCAACGAGAACACCGACGCCTGCCGCAAGTCACCGGCGCGCACCGCGCAGGCGCTCACGGTCGCCGCCAGCGACCGCAACGACGCCCGCGCGTCGTTCTCCAACAGGGGCAGCTGCGTGGACCTGTTCGCGCCCGGCGTCGACATCACGTCGGCGTGGCTCGCCAACGGGTCGCAGACGATCAGCGGGACGTCGATGGCCGCACCGCACGTGGCCGGCGTGGCTGCGCAGTACCTCACCACCCACCCGGGCGCCTCGCCGAGCGAGGTCTCGGCGGCAGTCCTCGCCCGCACCACCAAGGACAAGATCAGCGGGACCGACCGGACCTGCGTGCTGATCCTGTGCTCGGTCGCCACGCCGAACAACGATCTCCTCGTCAGCTACTGACGCCACCGCGGCGGCGTACGACGCGCCGTGCAGGTCCTCTAGCCTGTGCGCGTGACGTCGTACGCCGCCTACGGGACCAACCTGGACCCTGCCCGGATGGGCGAGCGGTGTCCCCACTCCCCGCTCCAGACGACGGGCTGGCTCACCGGGTGGCGGCTGACCTTCGGCGGTGAGGAGCACGGGTGGGACGGCTCGCTCGCGACCATCGTCCAGGATCCGCTGGAGCAGGTCTTCGTCGCTCTGTACGACCTGAGCCCGCAGGACGAGCCGCTGCTGGACCAGTGGGAGTCGGCTGACTCCGGTCTCTACCGCAAGACGAAGGTCCGGGTCGCGACCCTGACCGGCTCGGTCGTCGCGTGGACCTACGTGCTCGACGCCTACGAGGGCGGGCTGCCCTCGGCGTCGTACCTCGGCGTGCTGGCCGACGCCGCCGAGGCCGCCGACGCACCCGACGACTACGTCGCCGCGCTCCGGCGCCGCCCCTGCCGCTCGACGGGCCTGTAACCCGTCCCGCCCCGGGGTCGTTGAGCAGGGCGTGCCCTCACTGACCCGCCTGCTCGTCACGGCCTCCTGCGGTGCCGCAGCACTCGCAGCGTTCGTCGTACCGACCCCCAGCGCCCCGGCGGAGCCCACCACCGCCAGCGCCTCCACTCCTGCCGACCTCGCTCCCGCGCCGGGCTTCCGCGCGGCCGCACCCGCGGGCCTGCGGGACGTGATGTGGGTCGGCAACAACTGGGACGGCACCGCGAGCATCGTCGACGCGCACTCGTTCAAGGTGCTCAAGCGCGGCGTCAACCTGATCCCGGACAAGAGCCAGGAGCTGAACGCGATCTTCACCAACCCGGTCAAGCTGGCGCTCTTCCTCGCGATCCGGGTCGGCCCGGGCGAGGGCCACGACCAGTACGTCGACGACATGTTCACGACCCCCGACGGTCGCTACCTGGCCGTGTCGCGTCCGAGCTTCGCCGATGTGGTCTGGATCGACATCCGGCGCGCGACCCTCGGCCTCCCCGACCCGATCGTGCGTGAGCAGCAGATGGACGGCTTCCGCACCGACCACATGGGCCTCTCCCCCGACGGCCTGCGGCTCCTGGTGTCGGACTCCACGTCGCGCCAGGTCATCGAGTACGCCATGGTCGACCAGCCGCTGGCCGACGGCACCGAGGCCGAGATGGGCGACCGGCTCCGCACCTTCCCGTCCGGCGAGACCCCGCACGAGAGCAACTACACCAAGAGCGGCGGCCGGATCTTCCACGCCTCGATCGGCCGGGTCTACACGCCCGGCGACGGCACCGAAGCGCTCGACGACCTCTTCGACCCGCTGACGGACCCGGTCAAGGGCGACCGGTGGTTCCAGATCGTGCGCAGCCGCAACTTCAAGATCCTCAAGCGCTGGGAGATCGGCCACGAGCTCGAGGAAGCCGGCTTCCCGCACATGAGCAGCGCCGTCCGGCCGATGGCGATCGCGCCCGGATCCCGCTACGTCTACTTCCAGGTCTCCTTCTTCCACGGCTACGTCAAGTTCGACACCCAGGCGCCCGACCTCAACGGCACGACGGACTACACGCTCCAGGGCCTGCCGGAGCCGACCACCGGCCGGGTGCTCGGCATCGTCAACCTCCAGAACCGGGTCCCGACCATGCCGCGCGACCTCTACGTCAACGACTCCGCCCACCACGGCCTCTCGATCAACCGCCAGGGCACCAAGCTGTGCGTGGCCGGCACGATGGACGACTACGCCGCGCTCGTCGACGTGGGCACCGGCAAGGCGACCTACTACGACGAGGCGACCACCGGCCACGACTACGGCAAGCCCTACTGGACGACGGAGGGTCTCGGCGACACCTGCTGGATCTCGTTGAGCGAGAGCGACTCGGTCGCGGTGCTCGACACGAACACCGGCGAGGAGCTCGCGTTCCGCGCGGTCGGCAACCACCCGCAGCGGGTGCGACACGGCTACGTCAGGGAGGCGCTCGCCAGTCAGTGGTGAGCAGTTAACCTCCTCCTCGTGACCGACGAGCCCTCGCCGTACGACCTCGCCCAGCAGGCCGCCGCCCGCATCGCCGACCTCACCGGCGTCGCCCGGCACGACATCGCGCTGGTGCTCGGCTCCGGGTGGCTCCCGGCCGCCGAGATGCTCGGCGAGACCACCGCCGAGATCGACGCGACCGAGGTGCCCGGGTTCGCCAAGGCCGCCGTCGCGGGCCACTCCGGGAAGATCCGCTCGGTCACCCTGCCGAGCGAGGACGGCGACCGCCGGCTGCTGGTCTTCCTGAGCCGGACGCACTACTACGAGGGTCGCGGTGTCGGCCCGGTCGTCCACGGCGTGCGTACGGCGGCCGCGGCCGGGTGTCGCGCGATCGTGCTGACCAACGGGTGCGGCGGGCTCAAGGAGCACTGGACGCCCGGCACGCCGGTGCTGATCAGCGACCACATCAACCTGACCGGCCAGTCGCCCATCGTGGGCGCGACCTTCGTCGACCTCACCGACCTCTACTCGGCGCGGCTGCGGGAGATCTGCCAGGAGATCGAGCCCTCGCTCGACGAGGGTGTCTACGTGCAGTTCCCCGGGCCGCACTACGAGACCCCGGCCGAGATCGGGATGGTGCGCGCGATCGGCGGCCACCTGGCCGGCATGAGCACCACCCTCGAGGCGATCGCGGCCCGGGAGGCGGGGATGGAGGTCCTCGGCATCAGCCTGGTGACCAACCTCGCCGCCGGGATGAGCGGCGAGCCGCTCGACCACGCCGAGGTGCTCGAGGCCGGGCGCGCGGCCGCCACCCGGATGGGCGAGCTGCTCACCCGGGTCGTGCCGCGGATCTGACCTCAGGCGCCGGCGGAGACGAACCGCCGGCCGACCCGCTCGAGGAGGTCCGCCAGCTCCGCGGGCCCCTCGACGGTGAACGGGCAGTCGAGGTTGGCGAGGATCATCACCGGCCAGTCGAGGGTGTCGGTGTTGAGCAGCATCCGGCACTCGGTGTCGGAGATCGGCTCGACCGAGCCCCAGCGGCCCATCAGCGCCTCGACCTCGTCGGCGGAAGCGGCCAGCCGGACCCGCACCTGGTGTCGCTGCGGTTGCGACCGCAGCCCGTCGCGGACGAACCCGACGGCGTCGCCGCCCGGTAGTGCCCGTGGCCGGAACCGCTGCCCGGTCAGCATCGGCGCGCCGTCGACCCGGTCGATCCGGAACGACCGCCAGTCCTGCCGGTCGCGGTCGTAGGCGACGAGGTACCACCGGCGGCCGAGGTTGACCAGCCGGTGCGGCTCCACCCGCCGGCCGGTCGCGGTGCCGTCGGCGGCCGTGTAGTCGAAGGTCACCGCCTCGTCGTCGCGGCACGCCTGGGCGAAGGTGGTCAGGACGCCGGCATCGAGGACCGGTCCGCCCGACCACGGCGTACCGTCCGTCTGCGTCTTGAGCGCGTCCATCCGGCGACGCAGCCGCGGGGGCATCAGCGCGATCACCTTGGTCAGCGCCTGGACCGACGTCTCCTCGATCCCGCCGACGTGACCGCCGGCCGTGGACCGCAGGCCGACGGCGATCGCCACGGCCTCGTCGTCCTCGAGGAGCAGCGGTGGGAGGTTCGACCCGGCCCGCAGCTGGTAGCCGCCGGCGACCCCGCGGACCGCCTCGACGTCGTACCCGAGGTCGCGGAGCCGGTCGACGTCGCGCCGCAGCGTGCGGGGGCTCACCTCGAGTCGGTCGGACAGCTCTCCTCCGGACCAGAACCGGTGGGTCTGCAACAGGGACAACAGCCGCAGCATGCGGGCACTCGTGCTCATGTTTTCCACCTTGAATCTGATTGCGGTCAATAACTGACCGCATTGATTCCTAGCGTAGTGGTCATGACCCACCACAACGAGATGCACACCAGGGGGCCGGTGATCCGCACCGTCGGGCTCACCCGCCACTACACGCGCAACAAGCAGACGATCGAGGCCGTCCGCGGGCTCGACCTGGAGATCGCGCCCGGCGAGCTGGTCGCTTTCCTCGGTCCGAACGGCGCCGGCAAGTCGACGACGCTCCGGATGCTGACCACGCTGATCGCTCCGACGGCGGGGACGGCGGAGGTCGCCGGCTTCGACGTCATCCGCGACCGGGCCGCGGTCCGGCGCTCGATCGGGTACGTCGGTCAGGGCAACGCCGCCGGCCACCAGTACCGCGGGCGCGACGAGCTCATCAGCCAGGCCCGCGCCCACGGCCTGTCCCGCGGCGACGCGCGGGCCCGGAGCGAGGAGCTGCTCGAGGCGTTCGACCTCACCGAGCACGCCGACCGGCCGGTCTCGCAGCTGTCGGGCGGCCAGCGTCGCCGGCTCGACGTGGCCATCGGCCTGGTCCAGGAGCCGGCGATCCTCTTCCTCGACGAGCCGTCGACCGGGCTCGACCCCCAGAACCGGGTGAACCTGCAAGAGCAGGTACGGCGGCTCAACGCCGAGCTCGGCACCACGATCGTGCTCACCACCCACTACCTCGAGGAGGCCGACGCGCTCGCCGGTCGCGTGATCGTCATCGACCACGGACGGGTGATCGCGGACGACACCGCCGCAGCGCTGAAGTCCGCGCTCGGGGACCTGGTGTCCCTGGACTTCGGCTCCGCCGGCGACGCCATGGCCGGCGCCGCTGGCGCCGACCGGATCCCCGGCGCGCACGTCACGGTCGACGGCAGCAACGTCAGCGTCCGCGCGCCGTTCGGAAGGGACGCGGCTCCCGGCCTGGTCGCCGACCTCGCGGCCGCGGGGACCCCCGTCACCCGGATGGAGGTCGTCGGACCGACGCTCGACGACGTCTTCCTCAACCTCACCGGTCGCAGCCTGCGTGAGTCCGACGACACCACCGACACCAGCGACGCCGTCGACGCCGCCGGCGAGCACGAAGGAGAAGCAGCATGACCATCGAGATCACCCAGGTCCGCGAGCCGGTTTCGACGGCCGTCGTCCGCCGTACCGCCGTCGCGTCCGCGCCCGTCGGGATCCTGGCCGACATCCGCAACGTGTTCGTCCGCGAGCTGATGCCGGTGCTCCGCAACCCGGCCTCGGTCCTGTTCGCGATGGTCCAGCCGCTCGTGTTCCTCGCCCTGTTCGCGCCACTGCTCCCGGAGACCCCGACCGGCTCGGCACTGCAGTGGTTCGTGCCGGGGATCGTGTCGATGACGGCGCTGATGAGCGCGTCGTTCACCGGCGCCAACCTCAGCGAGGAGATCGTGAGCGGATCGTTCGAGCGCCTGCTCGTGTCGCCGGCACGACGCTCGGCGCTGATGATCGGAAAGTCGCTGCGGGAGATGGTGCCGCTCGTCCTGCAGACCCTGGTGATCGTGGTCGCGGTGGCGCCGTTCGCCTTCGACGTGCACGTCATCGGGATCGTCAGCGGCATCCTGGTGCTGGTCCCGTTCAGCGTGGGCCTCGGCGCGCTCAGCCTCGCCCTCGCGGTGGCGGCCAAGGACCAGGCGTGGGTGTTCTGGACCGTGCAGCAGACGGCGATCTTCCCGCTGCTCCTGCTCGCCGGCGTCCTGCTCCCCCTGGACGGCGCGCCGGGCTGGCTGCAGACCGCCGCCGATCTCAACCCGCTGCGCTACATCGTCGACGCCGAGCGGGCGCTCTTCGCCGGCGACTACCCGATGGACACGATCGCCTCAGGCGTCGTCGGCTCGATGGTCGTCGGAGTCCTCGGGCTGTGGGTCGGTGTGCGGGCGATGAACCGCGCCAGCTGAACCGCCCTGTCGAACGCCGAGCCGGCTCTTGTGACCAAGAGCCGGCTCGGCGTTCAGCGCGGTTGGGGCAGCCGGCCGAACACGCGGTTGCAACCGCTGCCGGCACAACGCGACAGCACCCTGGTGCGGTGGGTCAGCGCCCGCCGGATCGCGCGGTAGTCGCGGTCCCAGAAGCGGTTGTGCAGGGCGTACGGGTCGCGCCGGCGGTCGAAGAGGATGCCGGTGCCGGGCTTGCCGGCCCGGTGGCCGAACAGGTAGCGGGTGGTCGTGACCCCTCGGTAGTCCCAGCCCGGGGTGTCGTCGGGGCGCCGGTCGCCGGTCTGCACCAGGATCGTGTCGCGCGCCGGTCGACGGTCGTCGTCGCGGAGCCGGTCGATGCTGACGCCGTCGAGCCGGCGTCCCGGCGTCGCGCCGGCCCAGTCGACGATCGACGCGACCAGGTCGACCAGGCTGACCGGGGTCTGGTCGACGGTGCCAGGAGCGAAGCCCGGGCCCCGGACCACCAGCGGGACGTCGAGGACCTCGTCGAAGAGGAAGTTCTTGGAGGAGAGCCGGTGCTCGCCGAGCGCGTAGCCGTTGTCGGACGTGAAGACGATGTAGGTGTTGGCGAGTTCGCCGAGGCGGTCCAGCCTGGCCACGGTCGCCGCGACCGCGTCGTCCACCGACCGCAGCGACCGCACCCGCGCGTGGAAGAGGGCCGCGACCCGGGCCCGGCTGACCTTCGGCATCCGCAGTCCGCGCGGCAGGTCGCCGATCCGCTGCTCGTTGAAGGAAGGAGCGCCGAAGGAGGTCGGTCTCACCCCGCGGTACGCGTCGTCGTACTTGCGCTGCCACCGCGGCAGGTACGGCCGGGTGAGGGCCACGTGCGGCGCCACGTGGTTGATCACGGTGAAGAACGGTGCGCGGCCGACGGCGAACATGCGGAAGGCGTCGTCCGTCCGCTCGGTCATGGTGTCCGTGACGTACTCGTTGCGGACCCGGTCGCCGTTGAAGAAACGGCCCCACCGGTAGGAGTAGATCCCGCCCATCTGGGCGTCCCAGAGCGTCCAGCCGGCCGGCTTCTGCCGCGGGCGCAGTCGCTCGTAGCCGTTGAGGAACTTGCCGTGGTACGACGTCCGGTAGCCCGCCGCCTGGAGCCACCTGCCGATGTTGTTGTCGGGGTTGCGCAGTCGCTTTGCTCCTCCCCAGCGGCCGGTGTTGTGCCGGACGCCGTTGTTCTGCCCGTACTGCCCGGTGACCAGCTCCGCCCGCGCCGGGCAGCACATCGGGTGCGGCGAGATCGCGTTGCTGAACCGGACACCCTGGTTGACCAGCAGCCGCCGCGTCTTGGGGAGGAAGCGCAGCTCGTCGGCCCGCATGTCGTCGGTGAGGATCACCACGACGTTGGGGCGACCCGCGCGGTTCATCTCGGTCGGGGCCGACGAGCTCGGATCGCGGACGACGGCGGGCGCGCTCGTCAGCACCGCCACGGTCGCCAGCAGCACGGCGACGAACGCTCCCCTGGTCCCACTCACGCGCCGAAAACTAGCCGAGGCGCCCAGCCGCTCCGACGGGTGCCCGGAAGTCGCTGCCACACTGCAACGAGTCGGCGGTCACGCATCCTGCCGCGCGAGCCGGCGGCGCAGGCCGTCCTCGCAGCCGCGCATCATCCGGTGGTGGTTCCAGCGCAGCAGCGGGCGGGCGACGTACGACGCTGCCGCGAGCGCGCCGGTCACCGAGACCTCCTGGGTGAAGTCGGTCCGGGTGCCGCCGCCGGTCGGGACCAGTGTCCAGCGCACCCACCCGGCGAGGTCGCCGCTGACGGCGACCTCGAGCACCGGCGCCTCCCGGGAGACCGCGTCCAGGACCAGGTCGAGGGTGTAGGGCAGCGCCGACCGGACCAGCACCCGCGCGGTGTCCGGGCCGAGCTTCGCGACCGCCCGCACCTGCGGCCACCACTCCGGGTAGTGCTCGAGGTCGAGCACCGTCTCGGCGACGTCGGGGACCTGGGCCGCGGTCACCCACGACGCGCTGAAGGAGTACGACGCCTGCACGCGCCCATCATGCCGGGCGCGCCTCAGCAGTCGCCGCCGAAGCTGCCCTTGTTCAGGCCGGGTGCCCGCGGGTGGCGGACACCCTTGGCGAGGTCGTAGTTGCGGAGCCAGTCGACGAGCACGCACGACTTCCTCATCTCCTTGGCGCCCGCCCCGACCATGCGCATCCGGACGGTCATCGGGATCTTCGGGATCGCGGCTGCCGCGCCGAGCGACGCCACCACCCTGCCGTTGATGAACCAGCTGATCTTGCGCCCGGTGACCTGCACGGCGTAGAGCCGGCCCTCGGTCGCTCCGCGGCGGTAGCCGGTGAGGGTCTTGCTCCACCGCGTGGTGCCGGCATTGGCGCCGATCTGGACGCTGGTGCCCCCGACCGGGGCGCGGGCGATGGTGATGTTGTGGCGACCGCAGTCGTACGCGGCGGGGTCGGCGGGGATCAGCTCGAGGACGAAGGCGTAAGGACTGCCGCCGGGTGCGTCCCCGAACTGCGGCTGGTTGTACATCCGGACCCGCTCCCGGAGCTCCCAGCGGCCGAGCCGGGCCGGCTTGCCCTCGAGTGTCAGGGTCGTGGTGCCGAAGTCCGGGGTCACGGTGTTGCGGATCACCTCGCCGCTGTGGAACTCGATCCCGCCGCCGTACTTGACCGCCCGGCCGGTGCCGGTCGACTGGTCGATCCACCGGCCGCCGCGGATGTTCGCGCCCCGGTAGGGTCCGTCGGAGAGGGACTCCCCGAACTCCCAGGCGAAGTCCCACTGCATCGTGCGCCACCCGTACCGCTGCGCGGCGGAGGGTCCGTCGCCCGCCCGGGCAGAGGTCAACGGGGCCTCGGCCGTGCCCGGCGCGAGGGTGGCCGGACCGACCACGAGCGCGGTCGCGAGCGTGGCGAGGCGGAGCGTGAATCCGGTCCTGCTCATCACTGCTCACCTCGCTTCGGGTCCGGGGTCCTGACCGACTCGTCGGTCGAGAGCCGGGTGTACACCCCGTCCGCGCTCCTGGTGTAGACCGCGTAGTTGTAGCTGGCGCTCGGGTTGATCTGGTGGTCGTCGAGATAGGTCTTCGCCTCGCCGTCGATGGTCGCGATGACGTGCGACGGGTTCGAGGCGTTCGGGTCGCCGAAGCTCGTGCGCGCGATGACGATCCGGCGGCGCTCGGGGTCGGCCGGGAGGTTCCAGCTCAACCGGATCGAGGACGTCGTGACGTCAGTAGCCACCAGGCCCGTCACCGGGTCCGGCCGGCGGACGACCTCGACGTGGAACGGCAGCGACGGGAACCAGCCGATGTCGTCGCCGCCCTGCGTCCAGTCGCCCAGCACCGTCCGGTAGACGCCGCTGTCGTCCAGGACGGGCGACCGGTTCGAGAACGCGGCCAGCCCTTCCGGGCCGAGCTGCCCCTGGGCGACGAACGTCCACTCGTGCGTGCTCTCGTCGCGCTGCTGGAGCTCGACCCGGCGCCCGGCCAGTGCCGGCCGCTTCGGTCCGCTGGGGACGCGGACGGTGTCGATCCTGAGGTCGTAGGCCTCGCCCACGACGGCGAACCCGCGCGGCAGCGGCACGTCGGCCGGAGCCAGCTCGTCGAGGAAGACGTCGGCGTCCTGGTGGACGGTCTTGAACTGGTGAGCGTCCGTGTCCGCCTGTCGGCTGTGCAGGCGGACGTAGACGGCGTTCATCGCAGGGGCAGGGAACATGAAGTCGAACTCGCCGTTCGCCTGCGTCAGGATGCTGAACGGCCTCCCGTCCCTCGGGTCGACGACCTCGGACCAGATGCACGTCGGGCAACCCCGCCGCTGGAGGAAGATCCGCTGCTCCCCGTTGCCCATGTCGCCGTGGAACCGGACCGACTGCCCGCCGTACGTGTTGCCGCCAGGGGTGACGGTCAGGGAGCCGAGCCGGGCCGCGCCGGTGCTCGACGGCATCGCGAACAGGGCGACGACCACGGCGGTCACCGGCGCCCAGCAGAGGAGCTTCGCCAGCACCCCACCTCGTCGCTCCCTGCGCATTGTCACATCCGATAATGTACGTTCTCGAGCCGGATGCCGCCCGCATTCGACGGAACCGGGCAGGTGCGACGGCACCCGGGGAACCCGGTCCGCTGCCGGGACCGCGACCGCGCCACGGTGGCGCTACCGTGCCGCCATGACCACGCCCGACGTCGACGTCCTCGTCACCCGCGCCCGCGCCTGGCTCGCGGAGGACCCCGACGAGCAGACCCGGGCGCACCTGGCTGAGCTCGTCGCGCAGGTCGAGGACGGCGCGCCGGCGGCCGCCGTCGCCGACCTCGCCGACCGGTTCCGCGGCACTCTCGAGTTCGGCACCGCGGGGCTGCGCGGTGCGCTCGGCGCCGGCCCGAACCGGATGAACCGGGTGGTGGTGATGCGGGCCGCGGCCGGGCTCGCGTCGTACCTCCGCGAGCAGGGTGCGGCCGCAGGCAGCACCGTGGTGATCGGGTACGACGCCCGGCACAAGTCGGACGTGTTTGCCCGGGACACCGGCGAGGTGATGAGCGGTGCCGGGCTGACCCCGCTGCTGCTCCCCCGCCCGCTGCCCACGCCGCTGCTCGCCTTCGCGATCCGCGAGCTCGGCGCCGTCGCGGGCGTGATGGTCACCGCGAGCCACAACCCGCCGCAGGACAACGGCTACAAGGTCTACCTCGGCGACGGCAGCCAGATCGTGCCGCCGGCCGACGCCGAGATCGCGGCCCGGATCGCGGCGGTCGGCGCTCTGGCCTCGGTGCCGCTGGTGCCGATCGGCGAGACCGGTGGCCGGGTGCTGGGCGAGGACATCATCGACTCCTACCTCGACACGGTCGCCGGCCTCGCCGCCGACGGTCCCCGCGACCTCGAGGTCGTCTACACCCCGTTGCACGGGGTGGGCGGCACCTCGGTCGTGCAGGTGCTCGAGACGGCCGGCTTCTCCTCGCCACAGGTGGTGGAGGCGCAGGAGCAGCCCGACGCGGACTTCCCGACCGTCGCCTTCCCCAACCCGGAGGAGCCCGGGGCGATGGACCTGGCCATCGCGCTCGCGGAGCGATCGGATGCCGACATCGTCGTGGCCAACGACCCCGACGCCGACCGGTGCGCGGCCGCGGTCCCCGGCCCCGACGGCTGGCGGATGCTGCGCGGCGACGAGGTCGGCGCCCTGCTGGCGTCCCACCTGCTGCAGCGCGGCAAGCGCGGCACCTACGCGACCTCGATCGTGTCGTCCTCGCTGCTCGGCAAGCTGGCAGCCGCCGCCGGCCAGGAGTACGTCGAGACCCTCACCGGGTTCAAGTGGATCGGCCGCCTCCCGAACCTCGCGTTCGGCTACGAGGAGGCGCTCGGCTACTGCGTCGACCCCGAGCACGTGGCCGACAAGGACGGCGTCTCCGCGCTGCTCCTGCTCTGCGAGGTCGCCGCCGAGGCGAAGGCCGCCGGCCGCGGGCTGCCGGACCTGCTCGACGACATCGCGGTCGAGCACGGCCTCCACGCGACCGACCAGGTCTCCGTGCGGGTGAGCGACCTCGGCGAGATCACCGCCGCGATGGCCCGGCTGCGGGATGCGCCACCGACCGCGCTCGGCGGGCTCGCGGTCCTGGAGGCCGAGGACCTGAGCGTCGGCTCCGCTGCGCT includes these proteins:
- a CDS encoding S8 family peptidase, which translates into the protein MSIIRALLLTCALVATGLVAAPAPPATAGPAVNVIVTLAPSADPGSASRALLGSSGEVSHIYRHAINGFAASVPEALLSVLRGDARVRRIEIDRGVRASDTQTPTPSWGIDRIDQRDLPLNNSYTYGPTGSGVNAYVVDTGILTTHPDFGGRASHGTDTVDGDANATDCNGHGTHVAGTVGGSAYGVAKSARLIAVRVLGCDGSGSTAGVIAGLDWVVAHHQAGVPAVANMSLGGAASLALDDAVRRVIADGVTMAVAAGNENTDACRKSPARTAQALTVAASDRNDARASFSNRGSCVDLFAPGVDITSAWLANGSQTISGTSMAAPHVAGVAAQYLTTHPGASPSEVSAAVLARTTKDKISGTDRTCVLILCSVATPNNDLLVSY
- a CDS encoding gamma-glutamylcyclotransferase family protein; this translates as MTSYAAYGTNLDPARMGERCPHSPLQTTGWLTGWRLTFGGEEHGWDGSLATIVQDPLEQVFVALYDLSPQDEPLLDQWESADSGLYRKTKVRVATLTGSVVAWTYVLDAYEGGLPSASYLGVLADAAEAADAPDDYVAALRRRPCRSTGL
- a CDS encoding YncE family protein codes for the protein MPSLTRLLVTASCGAAALAAFVVPTPSAPAEPTTASASTPADLAPAPGFRAAAPAGLRDVMWVGNNWDGTASIVDAHSFKVLKRGVNLIPDKSQELNAIFTNPVKLALFLAIRVGPGEGHDQYVDDMFTTPDGRYLAVSRPSFADVVWIDIRRATLGLPDPIVREQQMDGFRTDHMGLSPDGLRLLVSDSTSRQVIEYAMVDQPLADGTEAEMGDRLRTFPSGETPHESNYTKSGGRIFHASIGRVYTPGDGTEALDDLFDPLTDPVKGDRWFQIVRSRNFKILKRWEIGHELEEAGFPHMSSAVRPMAIAPGSRYVYFQVSFFHGYVKFDTQAPDLNGTTDYTLQGLPEPTTGRVLGIVNLQNRVPTMPRDLYVNDSAHHGLSINRQGTKLCVAGTMDDYAALVDVGTGKATYYDEATTGHDYGKPYWTTEGLGDTCWISLSESDSVAVLDTNTGEELAFRAVGNHPQRVRHGYVREALASQW
- a CDS encoding purine-nucleoside phosphorylase is translated as MTDEPSPYDLAQQAAARIADLTGVARHDIALVLGSGWLPAAEMLGETTAEIDATEVPGFAKAAVAGHSGKIRSVTLPSEDGDRRLLVFLSRTHYYEGRGVGPVVHGVRTAAAAGCRAIVLTNGCGGLKEHWTPGTPVLISDHINLTGQSPIVGATFVDLTDLYSARLREICQEIEPSLDEGVYVQFPGPHYETPAEIGMVRAIGGHLAGMSTTLEAIAAREAGMEVLGISLVTNLAAGMSGEPLDHAEVLEAGRAAATRMGELLTRVVPRI
- a CDS encoding helix-turn-helix transcriptional regulator translates to MSTSARMLRLLSLLQTHRFWSGGELSDRLEVSPRTLRRDVDRLRDLGYDVEAVRGVAGGYQLRAGSNLPPLLLEDDEAVAIAVGLRSTAGGHVGGIEETSVQALTKVIALMPPRLRRRMDALKTQTDGTPWSGGPVLDAGVLTTFAQACRDDEAVTFDYTAADGTATGRRVEPHRLVNLGRRWYLVAYDRDRQDWRSFRIDRVDGAPMLTGQRFRPRALPGGDAVGFVRDGLRSQPQRHQVRVRLAASADEVEALMGRWGSVEPISDTECRMLLNTDTLDWPVMILANLDCPFTVEGPAELADLLERVGRRFVSAGA
- a CDS encoding ABC transporter ATP-binding protein → MTHHNEMHTRGPVIRTVGLTRHYTRNKQTIEAVRGLDLEIAPGELVAFLGPNGAGKSTTLRMLTTLIAPTAGTAEVAGFDVIRDRAAVRRSIGYVGQGNAAGHQYRGRDELISQARAHGLSRGDARARSEELLEAFDLTEHADRPVSQLSGGQRRRLDVAIGLVQEPAILFLDEPSTGLDPQNRVNLQEQVRRLNAELGTTIVLTTHYLEEADALAGRVIVIDHGRVIADDTAAALKSALGDLVSLDFGSAGDAMAGAAGADRIPGAHVTVDGSNVSVRAPFGRDAAPGLVADLAAAGTPVTRMEVVGPTLDDVFLNLTGRSLRESDDTTDTSDAVDAAGEHEGEAA
- a CDS encoding ABC transporter permease, which gives rise to MTIEITQVREPVSTAVVRRTAVASAPVGILADIRNVFVRELMPVLRNPASVLFAMVQPLVFLALFAPLLPETPTGSALQWFVPGIVSMTALMSASFTGANLSEEIVSGSFERLLVSPARRSALMIGKSLREMVPLVLQTLVIVVAVAPFAFDVHVIGIVSGILVLVPFSVGLGALSLALAVAAKDQAWVFWTVQQTAIFPLLLLAGVLLPLDGAPGWLQTAADLNPLRYIVDAERALFAGDYPMDTIASGVVGSMVVGVLGLWVGVRAMNRAS
- a CDS encoding sulfatase family protein, whose translation is MSGTRGAFVAVLLATVAVLTSAPAVVRDPSSSAPTEMNRAGRPNVVVILTDDMRADELRFLPKTRRLLVNQGVRFSNAISPHPMCCPARAELVTGQYGQNNGVRHNTGRWGGAKRLRNPDNNIGRWLQAAGYRTSYHGKFLNGYERLRPRQKPAGWTLWDAQMGGIYSYRWGRFFNGDRVRNEYVTDTMTERTDDAFRMFAVGRAPFFTVINHVAPHVALTRPYLPRWQRKYDDAYRGVRPTSFGAPSFNEQRIGDLPRGLRMPKVSRARVAALFHARVRSLRSVDDAVAATVARLDRLGELANTYIVFTSDNGYALGEHRLSSKNFLFDEVLDVPLVVRGPGFAPGTVDQTPVSLVDLVASIVDWAGATPGRRLDGVSIDRLRDDDRRPARDTILVQTGDRRPDDTPGWDYRGVTTTRYLFGHRAGKPGTGILFDRRRDPYALHNRFWDRDYRAIRRALTHRTRVLSRCAGSGCNRVFGRLPQPR
- a CDS encoding SRPBCC family protein; protein product: MQASYSFSASWVTAAQVPDVAETVLDLEHYPEWWPQVRAVAKLGPDTARVLVRSALPYTLDLVLDAVSREAPVLEVAVSGDLAGWVRWTLVPTGGGTRTDFTQEVSVTGALAAASYVARPLLRWNHHRMMRGCEDGLRRRLARQDA